Proteins co-encoded in one Azospirillum brasilense genomic window:
- the tssH gene encoding type VI secretion system ATPase TssH, whose translation MTADIKSLIGKLDRDGRKVLERSAALCVSQTHYDVEAEHVLLALLRLKDATVAGILRHYGVEAGRLETELEAALDRIRRGNSRTPAFSPRVPEMLETALLISVTHLDSPQIVLPAILWAAVACDSVRAVVTESAPSLLALPRERTASDLPELVRVLKEGGPSAAASDSSPTAAPVSTASDGRAMLDQYSQDLTAQAKAGKIDPVIGRDREIRQVIDVMMRRRQNNPILVGDPGVGKTAIVEGLALRIAEGDVPPPLRGMVIRTLDLGLLQAGAGVKGEFENRLKSIIKEVSASPVPMVVFIDEAHALIGAGGAAGQGDAANLLKPALARGEFRTIAATTWAEYKKYFEKDPALARRFQPVSVPEPDETAAAAMLRGLVRRFEEHHGVSVLDDGIAAAVALSARYIPARQLPDKAISVLDTACARVAIARSSKPEAIEAMEREDAILAREAERLEAEPGTAHHARLSQISQRRGALALEKAALDERWTRERDLVDAVEAALKAGHAVEAAAATEKLKAIQGDSPLVPHRVDGAVVAAVVSNWTGIPVGSMSKDDLEVVATLEDRMAARVVGQPQALQAIARAVRGYRAGLGEPHRPIGVFLLSGPSGVGKTETALALAELLNGGEDSLITINMSEYQEAHAVATLRGAPPGYVGYGSGGVLTEAVRRRPHAVVLMDEVEKAHPDVLDMFYQVFDKGVLEDGEGVEVDFRNTLILLTSNLGDTELFALGREALDAGRIGEAREEGLAAISDVLRRRFRPAFLGRLSVVPYYPLSEAQIRRIVTMKLDKLQRRTAGNRGAELAVTDAAVEALVLRALNSDAGARMIDTLLSEFVVPEVAIRILDRVAAGQPVGRITVDHGADGRFTVSVDGTAA comes from the coding sequence GTGACCGCCGACATCAAGTCCCTCATCGGAAAGCTCGACCGCGACGGGCGCAAGGTTCTGGAACGCTCCGCCGCGCTGTGCGTCTCGCAGACCCATTACGACGTCGAGGCGGAGCATGTGCTGCTGGCGCTGCTGCGGCTGAAGGACGCCACCGTCGCCGGCATCCTGCGCCATTACGGCGTCGAGGCGGGCCGGCTGGAGACGGAACTCGAAGCGGCTCTGGACCGCATCCGCCGCGGCAACAGCCGCACCCCGGCCTTCTCCCCCCGCGTGCCGGAGATGCTGGAAACGGCGCTGCTGATCTCCGTCACCCATCTCGACAGCCCGCAGATCGTCCTGCCGGCGATCCTGTGGGCCGCGGTCGCCTGCGATTCCGTGCGGGCGGTGGTGACGGAGTCCGCCCCCTCCCTGCTCGCCCTGCCGCGCGAGCGCACCGCGTCCGACCTGCCGGAGCTGGTGCGCGTCCTGAAGGAGGGCGGACCGTCCGCCGCCGCGTCCGACTCCTCTCCCACCGCCGCTCCGGTCTCCACGGCGTCGGACGGGCGGGCCATGCTGGACCAGTACAGCCAGGACCTGACCGCCCAGGCCAAGGCCGGGAAGATCGACCCGGTGATCGGGCGCGACCGCGAGATCCGGCAGGTCATCGACGTCATGATGCGCCGCCGTCAGAACAACCCGATCCTGGTCGGCGACCCCGGCGTCGGCAAGACCGCCATCGTCGAGGGGCTGGCCCTGCGCATCGCCGAGGGCGACGTGCCGCCGCCGCTGCGCGGCATGGTCATCCGCACGCTCGACCTCGGGCTGCTGCAAGCCGGAGCCGGTGTGAAGGGCGAGTTCGAGAACCGGCTGAAGTCGATCATCAAGGAGGTCTCCGCCTCGCCCGTGCCGATGGTCGTCTTCATCGACGAGGCGCACGCGCTGATCGGCGCTGGCGGGGCCGCCGGCCAGGGCGACGCCGCCAACCTGCTGAAGCCCGCCCTGGCGCGCGGCGAGTTCCGCACCATCGCCGCCACCACCTGGGCCGAGTACAAGAAGTATTTCGAGAAGGACCCGGCGCTGGCCCGCCGCTTCCAGCCCGTCTCGGTGCCGGAGCCGGACGAGACGGCGGCGGCGGCCATGCTGCGCGGCCTCGTCCGCCGCTTCGAGGAGCATCACGGGGTCAGCGTGCTCGACGACGGCATCGCCGCCGCCGTGGCCCTGTCCGCCCGCTACATCCCCGCCCGCCAGTTGCCCGACAAGGCGATCAGCGTGCTCGACACCGCCTGCGCCCGCGTCGCCATCGCCCGCAGCTCCAAGCCCGAGGCCATCGAGGCGATGGAGCGCGAGGACGCCATCCTGGCCCGCGAGGCCGAGCGGCTGGAGGCCGAGCCCGGCACCGCACACCACGCCCGCCTGTCGCAGATTTCGCAACGCCGCGGCGCGCTGGCCTTGGAAAAGGCCGCGCTGGATGAGCGCTGGACGCGCGAGCGCGACCTTGTCGATGCGGTGGAGGCCGCGCTGAAGGCCGGCCACGCGGTGGAGGCCGCCGCGGCCACGGAAAAGCTGAAAGCGATCCAGGGCGATAGTCCGCTGGTCCCGCACCGGGTGGACGGCGCGGTGGTCGCCGCCGTGGTGTCGAACTGGACCGGCATTCCGGTCGGCTCGATGTCCAAGGACGATCTGGAGGTGGTCGCCACGCTGGAGGACCGCATGGCCGCCCGCGTCGTCGGCCAGCCGCAGGCGCTCCAGGCCATCGCGCGGGCCGTGCGCGGCTACCGCGCCGGGCTGGGCGAGCCGCACCGTCCCATCGGCGTCTTCCTGCTGAGCGGCCCGAGCGGCGTCGGCAAGACCGAAACCGCCCTGGCGCTCGCCGAGCTGCTGAACGGCGGCGAGGACAGCCTGATCACCATCAACATGTCGGAGTATCAGGAGGCCCACGCCGTGGCGACCCTGCGCGGCGCCCCGCCGGGCTATGTCGGCTACGGCAGCGGCGGCGTCCTGACCGAGGCGGTGCGCCGCCGTCCCCACGCCGTGGTGCTGATGGACGAGGTCGAGAAGGCCCACCCCGATGTGCTGGACATGTTCTATCAGGTCTTCGACAAGGGCGTGCTGGAGGACGGCGAGGGCGTGGAGGTCGACTTCCGCAACACGCTGATCCTGCTGACCAGCAACCTCGGTGACACGGAGCTTTTCGCGTTGGGCCGCGAGGCGCTCGACGCCGGGCGCATCGGCGAGGCGCGGGAAGAGGGGCTGGCGGCTATCTCCGACGTGCTGCGCCGCCGCTTCCGCCCGGCCTTCCTCGGCCGCCTGTCCGTCGTGCCCTACTACCCGCTGAGCGAGGCACAGATCCGCCGCATCGTGACGATGAAGCTGGACAAGCTGCAACGCCGCACCGCCGGCAACCGCGGCGCCGAGCTGGCCGTCACCGACGCGGCGGTGGAGGCGCTGGTGCTGCGGGCGCTGAACTCCGACGCCGGGGCGCGCATGATTGACACGCTGCTGTCGGAGTTCGTGGTGCCGGAGGTGGCGATCCGCATCCTCGACCGCGTCGCCGCCGGCCAGCCGGTGGGCCGCATCACCGTGGACCACGGCGCGGACGGGCGCTTCACCGTCAGCGTGGACGGCACGGCGGCCTGA
- the tssF gene encoding type VI secretion system baseplate subunit TssF codes for MRREDLLDHYERELLYVRRAGEAFARSYPKIARRLALGPDQAADPNVERLIESFAFLSGRLQLNLEREFPRFSEALLGILHPQMIAPIPAMGIARMEPTPGEGRLTGGFRVPRGTPLHAVAEDNIRCRFRTAYDVTLWPVAVTDAAVEPADRYDFLDGAATASVLRLRLETRNQSFENLPIDKLRLFIDGETILTSALHELFLCGVVEIAYVQPGKPPVRLRGENLIAPVGFGPDETVLPHPRHAQPAYGLLQEYFEFPQKFDFYDLPLPRGQLSGEVVDILIAVSRPLPNRLTLRKDSFVLGCTPIVNLFNRTAEPIRLNHRRTAYRVVPDALRERTTEVHSILEVSGLRDGDGMHHRYVPLFSHHHAEAETEPRGFWLAAREPTQREDVPGTDIHLSLHHLDLTPTDPADETLLVRTLCTNRALAEQVPAGAALMIEEAAPIATIRCLHKPTPGRPAPAGGSSAWKLISHLSVNHLSLTGDAEGLRALQSILLLHAPDDPSAQHQIRGVQGLSSRPVLHRMGQDAWRGFVRGLEVTVDLDERNFVGASPLVFGGVLSRFLGLYVNVNAFAQLRLRSVQREGVWKAWSRLAGSQPVL; via the coding sequence ATGCGGCGCGAGGACCTCCTCGACCATTACGAACGCGAGCTTCTCTACGTCCGCCGGGCGGGCGAAGCCTTCGCGCGCAGCTATCCCAAGATCGCGCGCCGCTTGGCGCTGGGGCCGGATCAGGCCGCCGACCCCAACGTCGAGCGGCTGATCGAATCCTTCGCCTTCCTGTCGGGCCGCCTGCAACTCAATCTGGAACGCGAGTTCCCGCGCTTTTCCGAGGCGCTGCTCGGCATCCTGCACCCGCAGATGATCGCGCCGATCCCAGCCATGGGCATCGCGCGGATGGAGCCGACTCCCGGCGAGGGGCGGCTGACCGGCGGCTTCCGCGTGCCGCGCGGCACCCCGCTGCACGCCGTGGCCGAGGACAACATCCGCTGCCGCTTCCGCACCGCCTACGATGTGACGCTGTGGCCGGTCGCGGTGACCGACGCCGCGGTGGAGCCGGCGGACCGCTACGACTTCCTCGACGGCGCCGCCACCGCCTCGGTGCTGCGGCTGCGGCTGGAGACGCGCAACCAGTCCTTCGAGAATCTGCCGATCGACAAGCTGCGCCTGTTCATCGACGGCGAGACGATCCTCACCTCCGCCCTGCACGAACTGTTCCTGTGCGGCGTCGTTGAGATCGCCTATGTCCAGCCCGGCAAGCCGCCGGTGCGGCTGCGCGGCGAGAACTTGATCGCCCCGGTGGGCTTCGGTCCCGACGAGACGGTGCTGCCCCATCCCAGGCACGCCCAGCCCGCCTACGGCCTGCTGCAGGAATACTTCGAGTTCCCGCAGAAGTTCGACTTCTACGACCTGCCGCTTCCCCGGGGCCAGCTGTCGGGGGAGGTCGTCGACATCCTGATCGCGGTGTCGCGCCCGCTGCCCAACCGCCTGACCCTGCGCAAGGACAGCTTCGTCCTCGGCTGCACGCCCATCGTCAACCTGTTCAACCGCACGGCGGAGCCAATCCGGCTGAACCACCGGCGAACCGCCTACCGCGTCGTCCCCGACGCCCTGCGCGAGCGCACGACCGAGGTCCATTCGATCCTGGAGGTCAGCGGCCTGCGCGACGGCGACGGCATGCATCACCGCTACGTCCCCCTCTTCTCCCACCATCACGCCGAGGCGGAGACCGAGCCGCGCGGCTTCTGGCTGGCCGCGCGCGAGCCGACCCAACGGGAGGACGTGCCGGGCACCGACATCCATCTCAGCCTGCACCACCTCGACCTGACGCCGACCGACCCGGCGGACGAGACGCTCCTCGTGCGCACGCTCTGCACCAACCGGGCGCTGGCCGAGCAGGTCCCGGCGGGCGCCGCGCTGATGATCGAGGAGGCGGCGCCCATCGCCACCATCCGCTGCCTGCACAAGCCGACGCCCGGCCGCCCCGCCCCGGCGGGCGGCTCCTCGGCCTGGAAGCTGATCTCGCACCTGTCGGTCAACCATCTCAGCCTGACCGGCGACGCCGAGGGGCTGCGCGCCCTGCAATCGATCCTGCTGCTGCACGCGCCCGACGATCCGTCCGCCCAGCACCAGATCCGCGGCGTGCAGGGCCTGTCCTCCCGCCCGGTGCTGCACCGCATGGGGCAGGACGCCTGGCGCGGCTTCGTGCGCGGGCTGGAGGTGACTGTGGACTTGGACGAGCGGAACTTCGTCGGGGCCAGCCCGCTGGTCTTCGGCGGCGTGCTCAGCCGCTTTCTCGGGCTCTACGTCAACGTCAACGCCTTTGCCCAGCTTCGGCTGCGCTCGGTGCAACGGGAAGGGGTGTGGAAGGCATGGTCGCGCCTTGCCGGCAGCCAGCCGGTCCTGTGA
- the tssE gene encoding type VI secretion system baseplate subunit TssE, with protein MTQPKTMTGGRSLLFERLIDFEPDHPTGDEPSATVLSMPDLKASIRREVARILDSRSTGARRPDLGGTALDYGIADITHLDAASDADRRQVERMVRQAIIDFEPRLKRPRVTVSAGTGRGTMVTSISGEVVAGTVTERLEFDVGLRGHAESG; from the coding sequence ATGACCCAGCCCAAGACGATGACCGGCGGACGGTCGCTGCTGTTCGAACGGCTGATCGACTTCGAACCGGACCACCCGACGGGCGACGAGCCGTCCGCCACGGTGCTGTCCATGCCCGATCTCAAGGCGTCGATCCGGCGCGAGGTCGCGCGCATCCTCGACAGCCGCAGCACCGGCGCCCGCCGCCCCGACCTCGGCGGAACGGCGCTGGACTATGGGATTGCCGACATCACGCATCTGGACGCCGCCTCCGACGCCGACCGCCGTCAGGTGGAGCGGATGGTGCGACAGGCCATCATCGATTTCGAGCCGCGGCTGAAGCGCCCGCGGGTGACCGTCAGCGCCGGAACCGGGCGCGGCACCATGGTCACCAGCATCTCCGGCGAGGTCGTGGCGGGCACCGTCACCGAACGGCTGGAGTTCGACGTGGGCCTGCGCGGCCACGCCGAATCCGGCTGA
- a CDS encoding toxin-antitoxin system YwqK family antitoxin, producing the protein MAGESPPEARIADPQPVEERDEQGRIVRSGEMRDEEFHGLYTAYGEDGHPILRARLRAGKLHGEVRNYAPGGALVQVAEYADGVQHGQTTFYANARPTCRMTYRNGLLNGPSVFFHESGTVAAVFQYCDGKREGEALFHSPQGRPMRRESYANDRLHGPVLGYYDDGTVSERAAFLDGLQDGVLRRFFPSGALMQHGVYRRGLLIEPLRTYSEDGKEIAVLEPPAG; encoded by the coding sequence ATGGCCGGCGAAAGCCCACCTGAAGCCCGGATTGCCGATCCCCAGCCCGTGGAGGAGCGCGACGAGCAGGGCCGCATCGTCCGCAGCGGCGAGATGCGCGATGAGGAGTTCCACGGCCTCTACACCGCTTATGGCGAGGACGGCCACCCGATCCTGCGCGCCCGGCTGCGCGCCGGGAAGCTGCACGGGGAGGTGCGCAACTACGCGCCCGGCGGCGCCCTGGTCCAGGTGGCCGAGTATGCGGACGGCGTGCAGCACGGTCAGACCACCTTCTACGCCAACGCCCGCCCGACCTGCCGCATGACCTACCGCAACGGCCTGCTCAACGGCCCGTCGGTCTTCTTCCACGAGAGCGGCACGGTGGCCGCCGTCTTCCAGTATTGCGACGGCAAGCGCGAGGGCGAAGCGCTGTTCCACAGCCCGCAGGGCCGCCCGATGCGGCGGGAGAGCTACGCCAACGACCGCCTGCACGGCCCGGTGCTGGGCTATTACGACGACGGCACGGTGAGCGAGCGCGCGGCCTTCCTGGACGGGCTCCAGGACGGGGTGCTGCGCCGCTTCTTCCCCTCCGGCGCGCTGATGCAGCACGGCGTCTATCGCCGCGGCCTGCTGATCGAACCGCTGCGGACCTATTCGGAGGACGGCAAGGAGATCGCCGTGCTGGAGCCCCCGGCGGGGTGA
- a CDS encoding type VI secretion system Vgr family protein has product MAKRFSQDGQYLSITTPLGADALALRTIVGEERLSSLFTYRVTMISSDEDIAFDRVVGKAVTVAITLGDQETVRYINAIVGRIELTHVDDRGQVAHYEAELHPWLWMLTHSGDCRIFQEKTVPEIVEEVCKGAGYTDLKKSLTGTYAKREYCVQYRETDYNFVARLLEEEGIFYYFAHEDGKHTLVLGDGANAFAKSTLLDAFEYRTTEGHDDEDHVLNGLSVERRVTTKSYGIDGYHFETPSTDLYATAEGASGFGTVSDYMGRHTTSSDGEAMAKLRQQALAFPGRRVRGSGECRSLEAGTRITVSGHRKSDLNAEYVLHSVRIDGASGHFNAHFTAFPPDLPFRPLDTAVKPRIHSTQTAIVVGKSGEEIWLDKYGRIKVQFHWDRLGKKDEKSSCWVRVAQNWAGKNYGIMFFPRVGQEVVVTFLDGDPDRPLVTGSVYNAEQTVPYTLPDDSTKSTIKTQTSKNGTGKFNEIRFEDKADAEEIFVHAQKDMNVEVLNDVTRLIKHDEVETVENDSTIDIQHDRKLTVKNDHSITVSEGNETHEVAKGTRAVTVKGNETHTNKADFTHKADGDYTLTVKGNLTIDVTGDVVIKGKSVKVTATSGEVGVKSGTDMKLDAGGAFNAKSGMAMEIKSGMGMDVKASMGMNLKAGMALSAEGLSATLKAQTMGEVSAGAIMTVKGTLVKVN; this is encoded by the coding sequence ATGGCGAAGCGCTTTTCCCAGGACGGCCAGTATCTGTCCATCACCACCCCGCTGGGGGCGGACGCGCTGGCGCTGCGCACCATCGTGGGGGAGGAGCGGCTGTCGTCGCTGTTCACCTACCGCGTCACGATGATCTCGTCGGACGAGGACATCGCCTTCGACCGCGTCGTCGGCAAGGCGGTGACCGTCGCCATCACGCTGGGCGACCAGGAGACGGTGCGTTACATCAACGCCATCGTCGGGCGGATCGAGCTGACCCACGTCGATGACCGCGGCCAGGTCGCCCATTACGAGGCGGAGCTTCACCCCTGGCTGTGGATGCTGACCCATTCCGGCGACTGCCGCATCTTCCAGGAGAAGACGGTCCCGGAAATCGTCGAGGAGGTCTGCAAGGGCGCCGGCTACACCGACCTCAAGAAGTCGCTGACCGGCACCTACGCCAAGCGCGAATATTGCGTGCAGTACCGCGAGACCGACTACAACTTCGTCGCCCGGCTGCTCGAAGAGGAAGGCATCTTCTATTACTTCGCGCATGAGGACGGGAAGCACACGCTGGTGCTGGGCGACGGGGCCAACGCCTTTGCCAAGAGCACGCTGCTCGACGCCTTCGAATACCGCACCACCGAAGGGCACGACGACGAGGACCATGTGCTGAACGGGCTCAGCGTCGAGCGGCGCGTGACGACCAAGAGCTACGGCATCGACGGCTACCATTTCGAGACGCCCTCGACCGATCTCTACGCCACGGCGGAAGGCGCGTCGGGCTTCGGCACGGTCAGCGACTACATGGGCCGCCACACCACCTCGTCGGATGGGGAGGCGATGGCCAAGCTGCGCCAGCAGGCGCTGGCCTTCCCCGGACGCCGGGTGCGCGGCAGCGGCGAATGCCGGTCGCTGGAGGCCGGGACGCGCATCACCGTGTCGGGCCACCGCAAGAGCGACCTGAACGCCGAATATGTCCTGCATTCCGTGCGCATCGACGGGGCGAGCGGCCATTTCAACGCCCATTTCACCGCCTTCCCGCCGGACCTGCCCTTCCGCCCGCTCGACACGGCGGTGAAGCCGCGCATCCACTCCACCCAGACCGCCATCGTCGTCGGCAAGAGCGGGGAGGAGATCTGGCTCGACAAGTACGGGCGCATCAAGGTGCAGTTCCACTGGGACCGGCTGGGCAAGAAGGACGAGAAAAGCTCCTGCTGGGTCCGCGTCGCGCAGAACTGGGCGGGCAAGAACTACGGCATCATGTTCTTCCCCCGCGTCGGGCAGGAGGTGGTGGTGACCTTCCTCGACGGCGACCCCGACCGTCCGCTGGTCACCGGCTCCGTCTACAACGCGGAGCAGACCGTGCCCTACACGCTGCCCGACGATTCGACCAAGAGCACCATCAAGACCCAGACCTCGAAGAACGGCACCGGCAAGTTCAACGAGATCCGCTTCGAGGACAAGGCCGATGCCGAGGAGATTTTCGTTCACGCCCAGAAGGACATGAACGTCGAGGTGTTGAACGACGTGACCCGCCTCATCAAACACGACGAGGTGGAGACGGTCGAGAACGACAGCACCATCGACATCCAGCACGACCGCAAGCTGACCGTGAAGAACGATCACAGCATCACCGTGTCGGAAGGCAACGAGACTCACGAGGTCGCGAAGGGCACGCGCGCCGTCACGGTGAAGGGGAACGAGACCCACACGAACAAGGCCGACTTCACCCACAAGGCCGACGGCGACTACACCCTGACCGTGAAGGGCAACCTGACCATCGACGTGACCGGCGACGTGGTGATCAAGGGCAAGTCGGTCAAGGTGACCGCCACCTCTGGCGAGGTCGGCGTCAAGTCCGGGACGGACATGAAGCTCGACGCCGGCGGCGCCTTCAACGCGAAGTCCGGCATGGCCATGGAGATCAAGTCGGGCATGGGCATGGACGTCAAGGCGAGCATGGGGATGAACCTGAAGGCCGGCATGGCCCTGTCCGCCGAGGGGCTGTCCGCCACGCTGAAGGCCCAGACCATGGGCGAGGTCAGCGCCGGCGCCATCATGACCGTCAAAGGCACCCTGGTGAAGGTGAATTGA
- a CDS encoding Hcp family type VI secretion system effector, translating into MSMIILDIPNVQGESAVEIAGGTVFKDMILCESLSQDMTVEMEVSTNARRTVHTPKVENITLERKWDRASPKLISLLLRSANSDTAKKQWTIHCLKPIGDSHQWGEFLTIELTNPLIAKHSLSVNEGDTTETIEINATEIYWTYKRYTEEQKHEGGGGVKFNLLKGTVSDS; encoded by the coding sequence ATGTCTATGATCATTCTCGATATCCCCAACGTCCAGGGGGAGTCCGCGGTGGAGATCGCCGGGGGCACGGTGTTCAAGGACATGATCCTGTGCGAATCCCTGTCGCAGGACATGACCGTCGAAATGGAAGTGTCGACCAACGCCCGCCGCACGGTCCACACCCCGAAGGTCGAGAACATCACGCTTGAGCGCAAGTGGGACCGGGCCTCGCCCAAGCTGATCTCGCTGCTGCTGCGCTCGGCCAACTCCGATACGGCGAAGAAGCAGTGGACCATCCACTGCCTGAAGCCGATCGGCGACAGCCACCAGTGGGGCGAGTTCCTGACGATCGAGCTGACCAACCCGCTGATCGCCAAGCACAGCCTGAGCGTCAACGAGGGCGATACGACCGAGACCATCGAGATCAACGCCACGGAGATCTACTGGACTTACAAGCGCTACACCGAGGAGCAGAAGCACGAAGGCGGTGGCGGCGTGAAGTTCAACCTGCTGAAGGGCACCGTCTCCGACAGCTAA
- the tssG gene encoding type VI secretion system baseplate subunit TssG — MTDRPPPSSGHPPALIDRLEAEPWGFDLLQAIALLERAAPGLAPLGTGIDPEQEAVRIEHDPSFVFPASDVVEARRTEDGRGVVRSPVLGVAGINGPLPYVATELLVERAARRDTAGSAFYDIFNHRLMSIFYRTRQGSLPLLERDPERTLMARVLRALAGIGTPGLEQRLPGTPDRMLLAFSGILANRRRSSSGLEAILGAVFRVKVRVESFVGRWLPLDEESRTRIGGGFGARNNSLGRTVVLGRRVWDQQSCYAIELTLDSLERFREFLPDGRHHQTLCALARFHTGDGMDFRIVLVLEATKVPPTRLSTKPPEGSRLGWTSWLRAPGRPNLKDGRLTLDPAPSSPLPSGERAARRAGEGVALVPDVPTSATPSP; from the coding sequence GTGACGGACCGCCCTCCCCCCTCCTCGGGCCACCCTCCCGCCCTGATCGACCGGCTGGAGGCCGAGCCCTGGGGCTTCGACCTGCTGCAGGCCATCGCCCTGCTGGAACGCGCCGCCCCGGGCCTGGCGCCGCTCGGCACCGGCATCGACCCGGAGCAGGAGGCCGTCCGCATCGAGCACGACCCCAGCTTCGTCTTCCCGGCCAGCGACGTCGTCGAGGCGCGGCGGACCGAGGACGGGCGTGGCGTGGTCCGCTCCCCCGTGCTGGGCGTGGCGGGCATCAACGGCCCCCTGCCCTACGTCGCCACCGAACTGCTCGTCGAGCGGGCGGCGCGACGCGACACGGCGGGCTCTGCCTTTTACGACATCTTCAACCACCGCCTGATGTCGATCTTCTACCGCACCCGCCAGGGCAGCCTGCCCCTGCTGGAGCGCGACCCGGAACGCACGCTGATGGCGCGTGTGCTGCGCGCGCTGGCCGGCATCGGCACGCCCGGCCTGGAGCAGCGCCTGCCCGGCACGCCCGACCGCATGCTGCTCGCCTTCTCCGGCATCCTCGCCAACCGGCGCCGCTCGTCGTCCGGGCTTGAGGCGATCCTCGGCGCCGTCTTCCGGGTCAAGGTGCGGGTGGAGAGCTTCGTCGGGCGCTGGCTGCCGCTGGACGAGGAGAGCCGGACCCGGATCGGCGGCGGTTTCGGCGCGCGGAACAACAGCCTGGGCCGGACAGTCGTGCTGGGCCGCCGCGTCTGGGACCAGCAGAGCTGCTACGCCATCGAACTGACGCTCGACAGCCTGGAGCGCTTCCGCGAGTTCCTGCCCGACGGGCGGCACCACCAGACGCTCTGCGCGCTCGCCCGCTTCCACACCGGGGACGGCATGGACTTCCGCATCGTGCTGGTGCTGGAGGCCACCAAGGTGCCGCCGACGCGCCTGTCCACCAAACCGCCGGAGGGCAGCCGCCTCGGCTGGACCTCCTGGCTGCGGGCCCCGGGCCGCCCGAACCTGAAGGACGGGCGCCTGACCCTCGACCCCGCCCCCTCTAGCCCTCTCCCCTCTGGGGAGAGGGCGGCCCGCAGGGCCGGTGAGGGGGTTGCGCTTGTGCCGGACGTACCAACAAGCGCAACCCCCTCACCCTAA
- the tssC gene encoding type VI secretion system contractile sheath large subunit, whose product MSTETSVESAASLSLLDRMMVEGKMAREEGQRPYARDLLTEFVDQVLAETGDASAVDVVEAINQRIAQIDELISDQLNEVMHHPDFQKLEGTWRGLNYLVMNTETSTTLKLRVLNVSRKDLQKDLDSAVEFDQSAMFKMVYEAEYGTLGGTPYSMLVGDYEFGRHPQDISLLEKMSNLAAAAHAPFISAVSPAMFDMESFSELGAPRDLSKIFETAEMVKWRSFRASEDSRYVSLTMPHVLMRLPYGPNTVPVEGMNFVEDTDGRDHSKYLWGNASWALAARITDSFAKHGWTAAIRGVEGGGKVEGLPSHTFKTDEGDIALKCPTEIAITDRREKELNDLGFISLVHCKNTDYAAFFSGQTTNKPKVYNTDEANANARISAMLPYMLVSSRFAHYLKVMLRDKIGAFLTRNNITDHLNTWIANYVLLDDEASQGTKARFPLREARIDVYDVPGRPGVYRANIFLRPHFQLEELSASIRMVAELPAPEA is encoded by the coding sequence GTGAGCACGGAAACGTCCGTTGAGAGCGCCGCCAGTCTGTCCCTGCTCGACCGCATGATGGTCGAAGGCAAGATGGCGCGCGAGGAGGGCCAGCGGCCCTACGCCCGCGACCTTCTGACCGAATTCGTCGACCAGGTCCTCGCCGAGACCGGCGACGCCTCCGCCGTCGACGTGGTCGAGGCGATCAACCAGCGCATCGCGCAGATCGACGAGCTGATCAGCGACCAGCTCAACGAGGTCATGCACCACCCCGACTTCCAGAAGCTGGAAGGCACGTGGCGCGGCCTGAACTACCTCGTCATGAACACCGAGACCTCGACGACGCTGAAGCTGCGCGTCCTCAACGTCTCGCGCAAGGACCTCCAGAAGGACCTGGACAGCGCGGTCGAGTTCGACCAGAGCGCCATGTTCAAGATGGTCTACGAGGCCGAATACGGCACGCTGGGCGGCACGCCCTACAGCATGCTGGTCGGCGACTATGAGTTCGGCCGCCATCCGCAGGACATCTCCCTGCTGGAGAAGATGTCGAACCTCGCCGCCGCCGCCCATGCGCCCTTCATCAGCGCCGTCTCCCCGGCGATGTTCGACATGGAGAGCTTCAGCGAGCTGGGCGCCCCGCGCGACCTGTCGAAGATCTTCGAGACGGCCGAGATGGTGAAGTGGCGGTCCTTCCGCGCGTCGGAGGATTCCCGCTACGTCTCGCTGACCATGCCGCACGTCCTGATGCGCCTGCCCTACGGCCCGAACACCGTTCCGGTCGAAGGCATGAACTTCGTCGAGGACACCGACGGGCGCGATCATTCCAAGTACCTGTGGGGCAACGCCTCCTGGGCGCTGGCCGCGCGCATCACCGACAGCTTCGCCAAGCACGGCTGGACCGCGGCCATCCGCGGCGTGGAAGGCGGCGGCAAGGTCGAGGGTCTGCCCAGCCATACCTTCAAGACCGACGAGGGCGACATCGCCCTGAAGTGCCCGACGGAGATCGCCATCACCGACCGCCGCGAGAAGGAGCTGAACGACCTCGGCTTCATCTCGTTGGTCCACTGCAAGAACACGGATTACGCGGCGTTCTTCAGCGGCCAGACCACGAACAAGCCGAAGGTCTACAACACCGACGAGGCCAACGCGAACGCCCGCATCTCCGCGATGCTGCCGTACATGCTGGTGTCGTCGCGCTTCGCCCATTACCTGAAGGTGATGCTGCGCGACAAGATCGGCGCCTTCCTGACGCGCAACAACATCACGGACCACCTGAACACCTGGATCGCCAACTACGTCCTGCTGGACGACGAGGCGTCGCAGGGCACGAAGGCCCGTTTCCCGCTGCGCGAGGCCCGCATCGACGTCTACGACGTGCCGGGCCGTCCGGGCGTCTACCGCGCCAACATCTTCCTGCGTCCGCATTTCCAGCTCGAAGAGCTGTCGGCCTCCATCCGCATGGTCGCCGAACTGCCGGCGCCGGAAGCCTGA